aggaaaaacatttttttaggctCATTCAAaaagctataaataattaaataaatatttaaaattaaaatacatcatttttttttacagacatttgatatttaaattaggataaaattaaatatttaaaactttaaacgaaaaataatgattttagttatatggttgcatttataaaatattttttatggggccaatttttttttacgtatattgttatgttttatttattcataaacaacattttcaaaacatttaaattaattttaaactattgtcTCATACCATTCTACAGTTAAAAAGTAGTGTTTCAAAAgataaaaacagaaatatattatacaaatatatatgtactattatattaattaataatacaagttatttaaaaaaaaaaattaattcaacctactattttactaatagtaaaataaaatactattatagcaatatatgtaaatattattcaaaatatttttttaaatatagatcatTTCtgctcaaaattattttatttatataatgatctattattaaattcaaattcatcAAATACATTACCATGGCTTACTTAATAACGAATCCAACTCTACCTATTCAACAGCAGAGCTATTCTTTACTttctacctttttttttttatctaggaGTTTAAATCTAGttttttattgtgattataaatatatgcctATTATCTCAGAACTACAAGCTTTATAACAGGTACTGCTACATAAATGAgcatttattatctttattaaaaaaaaatatagtaaatattaaacaaaaatatatataataatatacctaaatagtattttactaaGTTAAAGTGAGAACACGAGTATAATTCATGTATTTGTCCATTATttgatgatataaatatatttataagaatactTGGATGCATAGGTACAACCTAACCTAGGGTAGGGGGCTTTAAGCCCCCAAAaatattctacattttttaagctttatcagtattattatagtgtatgatgcaaaatttgttttaagattatgtaattcataaatgcacaaattttatttattgtagtattattttcattattattgtacattgtaGATTTATAGTCATAAACCATAATACCTACCAAGAACTAAGAATACTATGCGTTCTTATTCTGGAGTTTATAGTTGCAGGTTTGCAGCTCATATTGATATACTACATGTACTAcatttatacgttatatttaatacgccAATACGGGCTACaaagtatacagtatactatgATAACAGGTATACCTGTTACTTGttagttatatataactatataggtataccgtatacatatacctaaatgtactaaaacattttaaggtGTTGATTACTTTGCATAAATGCTTCATTCATTAGCTAGAGCTTCAGCCTCCCCTTCCCAATCTCAAATGCTATTTGTGCCTATCCTTGGGTGGCAAATAATCATATCTGGTCATTTTAAAaggaaattcaatattatagcaTCAGTTGGTACTCGGTTATATAGTTTcttatgaatgtaattatctaaatttaagtttaatttaaaatttaaatagtgtattgataataattataaaatgcaaattGTATGACtaagagtaaaataaattttagctACCTTTTTGTCCATAATTCAACCAAGTCATGGTCTTCGTGGCATTGGTACATACAAGGCAAACACACTGCACCGGGCACCTTGTCTTTTTCAGTGCAAGTTAGACAGGCGTACAACGCTTGTCGATTCATATATCCCTGTAACAAGatggtttaatttatacatatattcagTGCAACTGGCATCAAAAGGTTTACAAACCAAAGAATAAGTGCAACTATCGCTTTCGGACGCCTCAAGTATTAGATTGGCTTGTTCGATCTCAGCATTTTGATCGTTGATGTACTCGACAAGTCCGACCACCTGATCCTCTTCGTTTTCGTTGAAAGAATTACCCTCAGACTCGGACATGATTGACAAGATATCGTGACTGAGACCCAACACACACGTCGATTacagtatataacaataaacaactAACAGCAGTCAGCGGGCAACGACCATCGACTGTAAAATCGAATATCGATCGCAGTCTTTTCTTCGGATCAGTAATCAAACGTTCAGCGCTTTCAGTTGCACAGGTCGCCACTAGTGCGTCGGTTGTTGCTCACTATTACTGTTTCACTGTTGTAGTGTTCTATAGTGTTGTCTCTTGTAACTTGTAACAGTCGTTACTGCTTACCACAGAACCGTATCATATGCGCATGCGCGCGTATAACTGTGTGTGTCATTTTAGTGTTTGTATATtaccattgattaaatatatatacttaatcaatggtattacaatactgtatagttattttatttatctgcggttatttattgtttatgtcgCTCTCCAATATGGTAGGTGTACCGTAATATTGTAACCACAGAATTGATATCACTGATAAATATCAATCTATGGTTAATGTTCTATCACCTAAACCAACCGCATAcgtgtttttaataagtttatctTATCATTACGCTATGATTGTATGCTATTGTCAAGAAATAAAAGCAATTAACAAATTGAGTAAAACGCTCAATTGATCAATTCCATAAGAATGTTTTCAATTTCCTATAAGTTACATTAACTTCGATATTGtgatacaatttgaaaattttataaaatttggatCTTCTATGGTTTTTATTGAcaattataaagataaatatttgaatgaaattCACTAAcaggtaaacataatatgcatatttataaattgtacaaatatacTTGTAGTTTGATAACAAATAGAAAGTAAGTTTGTAGTGTTAGTGTCAtcagtatacatattaaattctgtctacaaaaatgaaagtatataatgtgtattatgtgCTTTAATTGTggtaccaataaataataaaactatattttcttattaccaATTTAGtataccatattttttaaatgactacTCGAAGAAGACGAGGAAATTCTGATTCAGATCAAACgttcacaaataattttaacactcAGGAGTCTCCTATTGCCCCTTCAAGAGAAAaagagataaataaaataatgccaCGAGACCGTACTGCTGAATTCAATAGTGCAGTCAGATCCCTTCAAGGTCGACAAATAGCAAGAGCTGTGCAAGTTCGAGatgtaaaaaaagttaaagctCTTCAAAGCTATGGAGAGTTTATGATGATAGCCAAAAGTGTTGGCTTCAATATTAGTAATACTTAtgcaaaattagaaaaattgacCTTACGTAAGTTTTTAAGtatgaattcaattttacaatcatgttaaatttttttaattggttggtaattttataacatttgaaaattaaaaacgcaaTACTtgtgtcaatattattttatttttgtatttgatatATCTGATTccataattcaaaaacttcaaaactgaaattataaaataactaataactaataaatagtcttacctaagtaaaattattagaatttttttgtttgattagtGTATGGCCAGCTATTATAaagcttattatatattactatttaatattatgtatataaatataatatatgaatagtgATTTTCTATATCTACTATATTCTTTACATATCATCagacatatttttatctttacattataactatttagaaactaattaattaattgtattgtagTTTTTTGATCAACatgattatactataattgtatagaaaTTTGTTAATGgcatatgataatatgttaattgtaACAATAGACTACAATAgatacaaattacataaaaacagtatttagatatgataatattccATAGAGTTTGAGATTCTATTTTGCACTAAATATTACTaacattactttaaaaaattattgctgctaatgatacattaatatgtgtagtatgtaaaatattaatttatattaattaaacatgtcATTTAGTTGCCAAAcggaaatcattatttaatgatagacctcaagaaattcaagagttgaCGTATATTATCAAAGAggatttaaatagtttaaatcaaCAAATTGCAAAATTACAAGAAGTTGCTAAACTGCAAAAAGCTGCTCAGAATAATGTTGGGCGAAAACATTTATTGTCACATGAGTCTAGTGTTGTATTATCACTACAATCAAAGTTGGCAAATATatcaaatgaatttaaattagttcttGAAATTAGAACAAAAGTAAGTTTCTGTAATATAAAAGAGGGGTGggcatttatagtataattttaacatatggCACATGccaaataaaaaagatatgCATGCCACCAGTTGCATAaatgtgatataaaatattgttcacatttcattaatttttcaatgaagtttttttatgaaaatatttaactatttgttattatatattctaatgttaaattattgatctttttttttttactttttatgtgTAGTGactttactaaaattaataaaatatttggtttagaatttaaaacatgCTAAATCAAGAAGAGATCAATTTTCTCAAGGAAATAATTTAGCCGCATTATCCGATTCATCATCTCTAGTTCCAAGACACAATTCCCTTTTAATGTCTAGTAATCAATATGCTATCAACATGGATAATAATGGTGATCAAGATCGTCTACAGCAAGTCACACAACAGACACAAGCAATGGCAGTATATGATAATACTGTaagaacaaattaataatacatagacaaaattaaattacaaaaaaaaatgtatttacataatacagaTAGTGTAAACTATGATCATattaatttgacattttttaatcagatttttcatagatttatgttatatcattattttgtaggATCAATATCTGTATAGTAGAGCAGAAACCATGCAAAATATTGAATCAACTATTGTAGAATTGGGTGGAATATTTCAACAACTTGCACATATGGTTAAAGAACAAGAAGAAATGGTTGAGaggtatgaaataattaataactatatactaaaataactgatacatattttttagcaatattttatattaaaataatacttttattgtttCTAGAATTGATTCCAATGTTCAAGATGCTGAACTAAGTATTGAAGCAGCGCATACTCAAATACTACGTTATTTTCAATCAGTATCTTCCAATCGAtggttaatgataaaaatatttggaattttaatatttttttttatattttttgttgtatttgttTCTTAAACACACATATCTACTCTGTTCATATctaaacaaattgttattgatCCATACACTGTTatccaatttatatatatctgtaatataaataattaccatatacctactattacattttattattatacatttgttaattgtttttataatattgcgtaaaggtattttaaattttaataaattataatctcatATAAATgcgtgtaattaataatattaaatgcctTATATTTGACAATTTCATACaggatttaatttatgtaactattattcaaaatacacaaaaaaaaaaaacatttatttaactcaagcttaaaaaaagaaacaataaaGCTAATAAATTGAGATTAATAACAAACTTTCtaccatatatttttagttgaaataattttcataaaatgcaGCCTATTGAGTATTGGTGTTATTACattcttatacatttaaaaagatCTTTTTACTATGTCAATGGACATTATGAAAGCAAATTCCATGTTAATCAAACTATTCTATATTCAGTGTTGGCCTGGCCGTAGCCTAGACCCTGAGCAtttcttttttagttttcCATAGGTAGGGCAAGAgtacaaatactaaatatcCATGTCTGTCATCATGTTTTAgagtagtaaatagtaatagtgctttaatttttaacacttcAGACtctctttgaaaaggaaaatatcTAGTTGATACTTTGGGGGGggagtcaaaagtaaaaaattgtgaGTAAAGcattgtttataagcatttaaattcaaatgttcaTGACATATGTCAAAATTGCGAAcatttgcaaggaattttaaaattcaaaattcaaaacatttttgtgatttatacctacctaaggttaaaaaacccaattataatattataatatatctataataattgtattattatagatatcaaTACTAATTATCCgtaagttttccttcaagtaactgtaaaaaaaagttctaacgttaatatgaaaaaattttatgagagtatgaaatttatttttttacaaaatcgaataaatattacaatttaaatataggtaatatatcctactaattatcctagactgacaattaatctccgttcagaattgtttttcgtattcaatgatacctgtcattgatttcaaatttaacacgtctattataatttaaagtgacCTACTGTCTATCTCTACTATTATACAGCAGAATGATACCCACTTTCCCATCCAAAGTGAATTTCAGGTTATTCAGTTAATTTTCACCATACAAGTATTTTCAGATTCAGAATTATACACCAAACGTCATGTATTATTCATGCATCATTATTGGAATTGTACTTGGTGTTTTTTCTTGTACAGGATACTTGAAAGGAAATGTCTACAAATCATATCTCATcatatttcacaaaaatacTGGAAAAcggttaggtatataataccgAACCCGGACATTTCGCTACCGGGCCATTAGCCGCCGGACTATTCGCCGCAGACCCATATGATACATTTAAGACTAAAGAAGTCAATGTGAACAAGCCAGTGCAAAATATTGTATCCGCCATCCGGTGATGTTAAATTCGAAGTATCTGTCCGTGAACACCGTGACGAGGACTGCTGGCTGTACTTACCTTACGTGTCACGTGTGGCCAGAGGTTGGGACACCGGTGGAGAGGAAGAGGAAGAAGGTGCAGCTGGCAGGGAACTTCCTGTTCCAACAGCTGAAGAGTAAGACGAAAGCTAGGGAGCTTATAAGCCAACAATATTGGCTAGCGAAGCACTCTAAGCCGACTTCGAACCTGGATGCCGCTAGCACACCAGCCTTAATTAAAGAGGAACTAACTCGTTAACTAACTTTGTGGTGCATAGTGCATACTACATAGACTAAGTGTCATGTAgtcatattaaactatttcgtTTGTTTTCCcatcaatgttttaaattgtttaaatccaGTATGGACTATTGGCTATTTTTAAAAGGAACATagggttaaattttaaaagcctTGCCATAAATGTTGaagattatatacattttttattacaaggtacttataatttataaaaaaaaaagtattaaataagtataattccaatgtataaaattcagccatattatagttaaaaataaatgtatataagtatacttaaattccaacaattgaaattaaaaatgtggtacagattacatattttatttttctgtcgtAGCGcaaaatacatgttatatttttatattctggcGCAAATTACATACGTACTTAAATCTATCTATTGGTGGCGCAAATTACAGGTAATAAAATTAGCGCAAAATACCATCTCCCGGcgtctaatattaaataaaatttcggtagtatttttttatagtataattatacatactttgacgaagatatatatatttttcaggaACAAACACCTATACATCTATAAAATTAGACATTAGCTACTGTAGTTCGTACATCATACtcgaagaataatattttatctattagaTTCATAACACCCTTTGTAACTATATAGTTCTGTATATATGTTACATAATCAgccaataatatacctacaactaGTACAACTGGAATTAAATAGCTgtatatacctagtatataattatatacctatgtatatccGTATGGCGTATTAATCGTATTATagatagtaataactaataagttagGTTTAAGTAATATACTTACCTATGTAGTTTATACTGTACCATAGGCTATAGGTAGATACttactattttgtataatattaggaCCAATAGTATAACATGGCGATCAActtccaaataaaaattattattatttttaattttatattgcctttaatattttatagttctaTACCTACGACTTGTATTTATTAGTAGTTGGACTATAACTGTTAGTCTTGTGCATAATTTCTATGCGACATAAATAGCATATCTGTATGACTAATgactacttatatattataaaaagattcaaaaattatacttatattatacagctatATCCTACACATCAAATAGGTCACCTGTCACCTGTAAGAATCACCAGAGACCAGAGCACCTACCTATATGAAGCACTTGTACTCAATTATGAAAACTCctacaacattttaacttttttaaaaataaccaaactttataactttatatacctagtttatacgtttttttttcttttttactgtGTTTTCCTTTTCTACATTATACACGTTTAAAATCaatcatattgtaatattttcggAAGTCATGCAGCCATACagctaaaatgtattatttttatccaatattatatcaaatatagattattatttacctattaattattattatattaaagtatatattgttatagagTTATAGTATAGTCAGATAaccaatataggtataactggtataacgtataagtataattcaatagccagtttatttaaaatcaatgttcGTATgttcataagttataacttgtaaattaaaatagagtacctatacctaatttgctatttagaatattacgcactttaaataatttatttcgaaatatattttagtatacagttattttttttattattttaaaattaagtatacacTATAACATCGATTATATTTGTGcagttgaaaaaaatctttaaaataaagctTGTTtgagttcaaatttaatttttttaattctgataaatagatttttttattttccaatatttttttccagtaCTTACtacttcattttaataattaatagctaattattatagcaatctatatctatactaatacaaatattaattatttaaataacaaaatttatatgttgaaatatcattacatttttaattagtttaaatttaagatttttttattccccCCGcctttaagtattatttattaacacttATGCTGgtaagtataggtactatataatataacctatacTTTAACCTATGCTAGTTAGCATAGAtagctttattaattattaattaataattatttattattttatactactttATACACTGGCGCAACCAGGATTCGttttcgggggggggggggggtagaTAGtagatttggaaaaaaatcatttattagacaaattctaataatataatagtttacaatTTAAGATTAATTCGTCGTGTAGAGTGCTTTGCCATTTCATCTAGTACCAAATCTGGTTTAACTTCCATAtcattatgtatgtttaaagTAGCTATTCCATTAAGTCTTTGTTGTCCTGTAGTGTTACGTAAATACGTTTTCAACCTTCTAAGTGTAGAAAATGATCTTTCTCCTGTAGCAGTTGTTACTGgcaatgtaattaaaatttgtaatagttttgaaattacTGGGTACACTTGAGAATCACATTGGAAATATTTATCCATAACAGATCTTGTGTAATATCTGACTGATCCCTGGTAATCACAACTTTGGTAACATAAGTCTAATTCTCCAAAACTCATTTGATAGTGACAAAAGAATCAGAACAGTCATTTAATATGTCCGCatacaagtttaaaatttctttaaattcgAGTTGAATTTCTTTAGTAACAACTTTTACTCCTGGCTTTGGTAGTAAACAAATGAAACTTTTTAATGTGGTTTGGTGTtccaaaaatcgatttttcatTTGGTCCGAGAAATTGTCAATGAATGGAATAAATATGGAAACacgataataatgtattggaCAGTCAGTGGCTACATTGCATCTCATTGACTGCTTGCCTGTGATTCTCGgaacacatatattaataaagtctTCATGATTTTACCTTATACTGATTATGAGGTCTACCGTCTATGGtacgaataatattcatatttcatatcgATTAGCTGTTTCGCGAGTTCAAgagataaacaatttttttcctacGTAGAATTTGTAAAAACATCAGGAAAATTTCGGGGGGTCACAACCCCCAACCCCCCTAGTTGCGCCACtgactatatatacatacatacataaaaatatcaattaatttaataaccatCTAGGCATAGGTACATCGTATGTCATGtctacttatatagttatattttataaaaattaacacgattgatattttttaaacgacaAATAGATTTCACATGaattatacctacttacctatatattattataatatatgcacgcTAAAACCGTTTAGCAATTTCAATTCgcaattatactttatacattttaagtaacaTTTATATAGGCATTATAAATGGACACCGACTATATAAAAAGGCATCGTccaacaaaatgtttaaaatagtatacaaacATTCTGTGTAGTCGTACaagttgtaggtacctattaattatattttcatataatctattaattttcagtttGTAAGTGAAGAGCAGGCCTAATTAGCATCTTTTGGGCCTTACGATTTacgaatgataaaaataaatcgctGTTTCAGAAGGTAGaactaatgtaatataattatattaaagtgtaaattatacatggAACAATTTGTGAATTTGAACTAGAAAGTAAGAAGACAGATAATTACTCAACGTGTCATGATACATAAGTAGTAGGTacataagtatacttaaacttaatacttatataggtatctggtatacctacaatttttactagttaataaattactacttggttatatacaactatataaagTAGAAACATATgccaataaacaaaatatgtacaatagatACCTACTCGTATTCAgggtgtttaatttatatacatatactaaaaatatataaatattaattataaattcggGGAACCTCTAATGTCTACCTATATATTCTACAAAAATACCTACAatctaataattgtattgctaagatatatttataattttataatttgtctgTATTTTATACCACTAATGCTATTTTTAAATCGGCTgttttacctaaataaaattattaataatacaactgtCGATCGGCTTGAGTGCTTGACCGTAGTATGTTTCGCTCAGAATggtggaataaaaaaatttttttaaatattgaaattttcatttgacaaaattaaaatatttattaaaccgtACCGTACTACCATCCGTACCAACTATTCATGGTGTCACTGTCCCTTGAGGATTTATCCATTCAGTAGCGGTCCAGcacaaaataattgagtaGGCCAGTTTTGTTCTGTATCGTGTTAGTGtgtttataactattactgTTTACTAGGGAAGATTTATCTTATCGTATGGGATAttggtatgataataatattcaataattaatattaataatattaatatttaatagtaacatttttatttttgataaaaaaaaaaacctaacagtcaaataaaaattgggtAGGCCCGGACCTAGTCGGCCTACCCTGTAAACACGCCACTGTATCCATTGCAATAtttcctgaaataatggaaatatcataattaagttttttttaaagacacAAGTTGCGAGGACAAGGACTACAAGTATTTCATACTttgatttaacttaatattttgataaataagttaaaaagtatttttttatttaattgtttaaaaaaaatcaaagatagctattttgtagtttattattttgaaaatgatgaCGTTTCAAcgtttcattttatttgtattagcattgtgatttttaatatttttttaagttttgagaaaatctttgtattatattatacgcgtagacatttcatatacttaatatatatttatttttatcactaaATTTTAGAAAGgatacctaaaaatatattatttatcgtattattCACAGTAATACCATGAATCGTGAtgcaaatatgtaataaaaaattgaaaatattgagagtagaataataaacataataacttggtaatttattatgttcatgaaaaatgaaaagtagCTAGTACTGGCCCAGTAGCCTTGAGTATTTGTAAAATGATCCCCTTCCATGCataatcgatataatattattatgttgatgataataatatgtcaaataCCAAAATGAAGTCGCCGCACATGTTCTATCTCATTCCTCATCAGCGATCAGTTGATTCTGTGTTTTGTGTACATAACGTTCTTATCATTTCGGTTTTGTTTTGAAACtggcaaatataataatacgtcagATGACAGATACTTTAAACGGTTTCAATTCATAACGTTTGTACTGTACTACTGCATTGGGAATTgggataattaaaattaaatattataatattatcgtaatatcgttataaacgtaataatcttacatcgttttatttattaggtatttttttcgtaGGTTTAtcgaattataatgtatgaaatggtttttatattaggtacctatctatagAGACCTAGGGTCTGatgatttataacttaaagtgCATTTTATGTTGCACTGTATTAAAGCAATGGCTGTTTAGAATAactattaaagataatatttaaaaaacaacaaaatgaaACTATATAAAGTTGAATACTTAAGCTCTTGTACAGTCAACAAACGTCTTACAAACCCAATGATCCCGTGGATTATTGCAgagattaagaaaaataattatcacaaaaaagtaagtataatattcttgtgtataaactaaatattaatatcattactcATAACTACTggacttttaaataaagtgtatctgtaagaaattaaaagttttaattaatttaaattttagaaaaatttaaaaacaaattaatacaaaaacttaattttataatagtattatataacatttaagcaATGTCtcataaattctataaatgttATCAGTCATAGTGTGTTTAAAgtgtatttgattaaatattaatacctgcTTATTAGAGCAATATTGATGGCATGTATTAGATTGTTAGGATTGTAGATGCAAACTGAGTTAGCATTGAAATACTTTCAATCTAGGTATAAGCGATTTGCAAATGCAAATTAGAGTCCTTgtcaaagatatttttataaaatttgggATGCTGGTTTTAAGTTTGAAACTTGAATAaccgaaaaacaaaaataaagtgtTTACAGTTAGGTATCTATCAaacaatagaaattataattttaaattttacttggaTATCATTAGTttgttaatttcatatttattacttggtaatatcaatacatagattaaaaaaacaattctataaaatgttgaatggATTTATTGagcgatttaaaatataataagaaatagtaattagtttatactattaagttataaaatatttgctttcattaaaaattgagtattctttatcttataaattatatagatattatagatattgtttatgttgaatattataatataatggtgattatttattaaatatatattccttaaattaaattaaatagtaagttaaaataaattagtgatataagttattttgtgatattttaaaaggtaAGAATTGGAATAGAAGATGTGAGTCTTgtgatttatgaaaattggGATTCTaagaacaaattaatttttcaacacaAATTAAAGTACA
This sequence is a window from Rhopalosiphum maidis isolate BTI-1 chromosome 1, ASM367621v3, whole genome shotgun sequence. Protein-coding genes within it:
- the LOC113550426 gene encoding syntaxin-5; translated protein: MTTRRRRGNSDSDQTFTNNFNTQESPIAPSREKEINKIMPRDRTAEFNSAVRSLQGRQIARAVQVRDVKKVKALQSYGEFMMIAKSVGFNISNTYAKLEKLTLLAKRKSLFNDRPQEIQELTYIIKEDLNSLNQQIAKLQEVAKLQKAAQNNVGRKHLLSHESSVVLSLQSKLANISNEFKLVLEIRTKNLKHAKSRRDQFSQGNNLAALSDSSSLVPRHNSLLMSSNQYAINMDNNGDQDRLQQVTQQTQAMAVYDNTDQYLYSRAETMQNIESTIVELGGIFQQLAHMVKEQEEMVERIDSNVQDAELSIEAAHTQILRYFQSVSSNRWLMIKIFGILIFFFIFFVVFVS